One window from the genome of Micromonospora aurantiaca ATCC 27029 encodes:
- a CDS encoding acyl carrier protein produces MTRDEITAGLAEILEEVAGVNPDDVAEGKSFTDDLDVDSLSMVEVVVAAEEKFGVKIPDNEVQNLKTVGDAVSYIEAQS; encoded by the coding sequence ATGACCCGTGACGAGATCACCGCCGGCCTCGCCGAGATCCTCGAAGAGGTTGCCGGGGTGAACCCGGACGACGTGGCCGAGGGGAAGTCCTTCACCGACGACCTCGACGTCGACTCGCTCTCCATGGTCGAGGTCGTGGTGGCGGCCGAGGAGAAGTTCGGCGTCAAGATCCCGGACAACGAGGTGCAGAACCTCAAGACCGTCGGGGACGCGGTCAGCTACATCGAGGCGCAGTCCTGA